Within Chlamydia pneumoniae TW-183, the genomic segment TTTACGCTCTTTTTTGCCTGCGCTTGATTTTTAACCAAAACACGACTCCTAATTAAAAATTATTTCTTCTTACCTGCGACTGTTTTTCTTTTACCTTTTCGAGTACGAGAATTAGTTTTTGTACGTTGTCCTCTTACTGGTAAAGAAAGTCTATGTCTCTGACCTCGATAAGAATGGATGGCGATCAATCTTTTGATATCCGATTGAACACGACGTCGCAAATCCCCTTCTACGGTATATTCTGATTGTAGCAGAGAGTTCAGTCGTCCTACTTCTTCTTCAGTTAATTCAGAGGCTCTTGCCTCAGGATCTAACTTCAACTTTTTAATGATTTCATCAGAACGAGCTGATCCTATTCCATAAATATATGTCAGACTTATTTTTAACTTTTTCTTTGCAGGAATATCAATTCCAATGATGCGTGGCATACGTTGGGCCTCCCTTAAAATAGTATAAGCATCTTAGGTCAAAAATTGTTATTTTTCAATGTCTTCCTTTCGTCCGATCTGTTTTCAGCACGCTATCGTAGCGACGCATTAACAAAAAGGCATCAACCTGCTTCATTGTATCTAAAACGACCCCTACGACGATAAGCATTGCAGTACCGCCTAAGAAATAGCTTACATTAGAATCCACACGAAGCAGACAACCTAAAAGTGAAGGTAATATCGCGATCGCCGCTAAGAACAACGCTCCTAAAAGGGTCACACGATTCATTGTATACTCTAAGTAATGTTGCGTAGGCTTGCCCTGACGTATGCCAGGAATAAAGGCATTATTTTTTTTCATTTCAGAAGCAATTTGTTCTGGATGAAATTGTGTGGCTGTCCAAAAGTATGTAAAAAATATAATGAGCAACACATAACATATAGAATAAACTAAACTGCCTGGAGCAAGTAAAGCTGCTATACGCTTCATCCAAGAAGACTCTGACGCAATAAACTGTCCTATAGTTGCTGGGAACATCAGTAGCGAGGAAGCAAAAATCACAGGAATGACGCCAGCATAGTTAACTTTTAAAGGAAGATAGGACCCTCCACCGGGGACTTCTCTTCTTCCAATTACCCTTCGAGCATATTGCACAGGGATTTTTCTCACTCCCTCGATAATCAAAATCGTAGTAATCAGAACAAAAACAAAAACAAGAGCAAGGATTAAAATTGAAATTAGACCCAAATCAGAGGAGTCTTGAGATCCTAAATTTAACTTATTAACAATAGATCCCAATACAGAAGGAAATGAGGATAGAATTCCAAGGGCGATAATTAAACTTATCCCGTTCCCAATCCCCTTATCGGAGATCTGTTCACCGATCCACATCAATAAGAGAGTTCCTGTAGTCATGACTACAACTGTAGTGATATAAAAAATCCAGGGGACTCCAAATAGTTTTGAAGATAATAAAGTGGGCAGAACAATCCCCGGAATAGTTAGATTCATTCTAAGAGCAAACTTAGCAAATAAGAGAGACTGTATTACAGCTAAAGCAACGGTAAACAAACGTGTGAGTCTACCAATCCTACGTTTCCCTTGATCAGAAGACTCCCTCATTTCTCTTTGCAGCGCAGGCATAAAGACTAGGAACAGCTGAACGATAATTGAGGCTGAAATGTAAGGAACCACACCCAGCGCAATTACGGTCATTTGGGCAAAAGCGCCTCCAGAAAAAATATCAGCTAGTTGAAATAAATTCTGACCTGATCCCAATAACTGCTTGAAGTAAGCTACAGCTAATTCACCATTAATTCCTGGAACAGGAATAAATACACCCACTCTACAGGCCGTAAGCAAAGCAAAAGTATAGAATAACTTTTGTCGTAATTCGGTAATCAGAAAAAATTGTCTCAATGTGGTCATATACGGCCTAAACAATCTTATTTTTTAAGTAATGCCTAGCAAATTTTGTACTCCTTGCGATAGGACTACAGCAGTATCTTGCCATACAAAAGTCTTTTCCAAATCTCCTTTGAGAATGACTTTGACTCGTACAGCTTGTCTCGCAATGGCTTTCTTTGCTTTTAATGCATCTAAAGTAATTGCTTCTCCTTCTTGGAAAAGCTCGGCTAAACGTCCTGTAGTAATTTCTTCAACGCATTTATCAAAACGTTTATGAGAAAACCCTCTTGTAGGAACTCTTCTATATAAAGGAACTCCTCCCCCTTCATAGCCAAAACGACGTTTGTATCCCGAACGGCTACCGTCTCCTTTATGACCACGACCACTGGTTTTCCCATGACCGGAAGAAGGACCACGACCTAATAATTTTTTTCTTCGTTTACGTTCAGAAATATCAAATAATGATTCTAACTTAATCATTTATAGCCGCTCCTCTTCTTAACAAATCCTTACGTGGGCTGAGTCCTGTAAGAGCTTTAAACGCCGCTTTCACTTGGTTCATAGGGTTATTAGATCCGAAACTTTTAGCTACAATATCTTTAATACCAGCCATTTCTAGGATCAAACGAATACGAGAACCGGCAACAATTCCAGTTCCAGGTTTTGCTGGTTTTAACAGCAACTGTGCTCCATCGTGATGGACAAGAACTTCATGAGGAATAGAACCATCTTCTAAAGCTTCTATCTTCATTAAATTCTTT encodes:
- the rpsM gene encoding 30S ribosomal protein S13, giving the protein MPRIIGIDIPAKKKLKISLTYIYGIGSARSDEIIKKLKLDPEARASELTEEEVGRLNSLLQSEYTVEGDLRRRVQSDIKRLIAIHSYRGQRHRLSLPVRGQRTKTNSRTRKGKRKTVAGKKK
- the secY gene encoding preprotein translocase subunit SecY; protein product: MTTLRQFFLITELRQKLFYTFALLTACRVGVFIPVPGINGELAVAYFKQLLGSGQNLFQLADIFSGGAFAQMTVIALGVVPYISASIIVQLFLVFMPALQREMRESSDQGKRRIGRLTRLFTVALAVIQSLLFAKFALRMNLTIPGIVLPTLLSSKLFGVPWIFYITTVVVMTTGTLLLMWIGEQISDKGIGNGISLIIALGILSSFPSVLGSIVNKLNLGSQDSSDLGLISILILALVFVFVLITTILIIEGVRKIPVQYARRVIGRREVPGGGSYLPLKVNYAGVIPVIFASSLLMFPATIGQFIASESSWMKRIAALLAPGSLVYSICYVLLIIFFTYFWTATQFHPEQIASEMKKNNAFIPGIRQGKPTQHYLEYTMNRVTLLGALFLAAIAILPSLLGCLLRVDSNVSYFLGGTAMLIVVGVVLDTMKQVDAFLLMRRYDSVLKTDRTKGRH
- the rplO gene encoding 50S ribosomal protein L15, with translation MIKLESLFDISERKRRKKLLGRGPSSGHGKTSGRGHKGDGSRSGYKRRFGYEGGGVPLYRRVPTRGFSHKRFDKCVEEITTGRLAELFQEGEAITLDALKAKKAIARQAVRVKVILKGDLEKTFVWQDTAVVLSQGVQNLLGIT
- the rpsE gene encoding 30S ribosomal protein S5, which gives rise to MSLSKNSHKEDQLEEKVLVVNRCSKVVKGGRKFSFSALILVGDGKGRLGYGFAKANELTDAIRKGGEAAKKNLMKIEALEDGSIPHEVLVHHDGAQLLLKPAKPGTGIVAGSRIRLILEMAGIKDIVAKSFGSNNPMNQVKAAFKALTGLSPRKDLLRRGAAIND